In the genome of Raphanus sativus cultivar WK10039 chromosome 9, ASM80110v3, whole genome shotgun sequence, the window TCAGTGCCGAGCAATGGGCATCTCTTGCCTCACTTCTGGAGCGTCAAAAGCAGGCCCCGATACCGGACAAGTTGAATGGTACAGTGCAAACGGGTGAAGTTATTATAGACACGGGCGCATCGCATCACATGACAGGGGATATTACATTACTCTCTGAAGTTAGGAGTATGATACCCTGTCCTGTGAACTTTGCGGATGGTAGTTATGTTATGGCAACCAAGTGTGGTAGCCTGAAGTTGTCTGAGAAGCTTACCTTGTCTAATGTTCTTTATGTTCAAAATCTGAACTGTACATTGTTATCAGTTGCGAAGATGCTTCGGCAGACAGGTTGTCTGGCCATGTTTACTGATACTCTATGTGTTTTGCAGGACCGTTTTACGAGGACTCTGATTGGAGCCGGTGAAGTGAAAGATGGTGTTTATGTTTATCGAGATGTGACAGTTCGGAGAGGTCATCGAGTCAAGGCGTCAGAGGATCAGACTTTGTGGCATCGTCGGCTGGGGCATCCAtcatttggtgttttgagttATTTGCCTTTTATTTCTGGTGTTAAAGATGTGTCGAATAAGTTTGGTGGAtgtgatatttgttttcaatCCAAACAAACAAGAGAGTTGTTTTCAGAAAGTTCTAATAAAAGCTTGGGCACATTTGATTTAATACATACTGATCTTTGGGGTCCATATCGTACACCGTCGTCTTGTGGTGCAGTGTACTTTCTCACAATCGTCGACGACTACTCTAGAGCAGTGTGGATACATCTTTTACTTGAGAAAAGTGAGGTGAAAACAGTTCTTCCGAACTTCATCTCTCTGGTGTCTCGACAGTTTGAAAGAAAAGTCAAGACGGTTAGGAGTGACAACGGTACGGAGTTTACATGCTTGTCAAAGTACTTTGCTGGAGAAGGGATACTACACCAGACATCGTGTGTGAACTCGCCTCAACAGAATGGAAGAGTGGAGAGAAAGCACCGCCATATCTTGAATGTCGCGAGATCACTTTTGTTTCAGGCGAGTCTGCCTGTTCGTTTTTGGGGAGAGAGCGTGTTGGCTGCGGCTCACCTCATCAACATGACGCCATCAAAAGTACTAAAGGGAAAGACACCATATGAGTGTTTGTATGGAAAGAAACCGAGGTATGAAGAAATCAAGCTGTTCGGGTGTCTGAGCTATGCACATCAATCAAGAAGAGACAGAGACAAGTTTGGTGTAAGAAGTAGGAGGTGCATTTTTGTTGGATATCCGTTCGGTAAGAAGGGTTGGAAGCTGTATGACATGGAGAAAAAGGAGTTCTTTGTCTCTCGTGACGTGGCGTTTGATGAAACTGTCTTTCCTTACGCAGAGAAGATTGATACTGCAACTCCGGTGCCCTTGTTGGTCGGTTTAGAGAGCGATGATGAGAGTATCATAGacagggggagtgttgagacagTCGGAGTTAATGAGAACGAGAGGAGTGCAAGCAAGGAGCCTGAGGTGGTTGAGATTACTCCTAGTAACGAAGTAACTGCAGAACCGAAAGTTGCAGAGGAAGTGTTGGGACGAGGACAGAGAAAACCGACACAGTCAGTTCGGCTTCGTGATTTTGTGCTCTACAATGCACAAAGCTCTACTGATAAACATAACACCATCCCACAAACCGAGTCTCCGGTCAAGTCATCGACTAATGGTCCAGGTAAAACACGTTATCCTATCCATGATTATGTTAGTGATGCTCTGTTTTCAGATGAACATCAAGCCTTCCTTGCGGCGGTGAGTGCTGGATTGATACCGAAAAACTATAAGGAAGCTTTCAAAGATAAGAAGTGGAGGAAGGCAGTGAAAGTAGAAGTAGATGCGTTGGAACTGAGCAGAACATGGGATGTGGTTGATTTGCCTCCAGGAAAGAAGGCTATTGGaagtaaatgggtgttcacaattAAGTATAACGCAGACGGGACGATCGAGAGGTACAAGGCTCGACTGGTTTGCTGTGGTAATCACCAAGTAGAGGGTGAAGACTATGAGGAAacctttgcaccagtagccaagATGGACACAGTGAGAACGCTTCTAGAGGTCGCTGCGGCAAGAAACTGGGAAGTGCATCAGATGGACGTCCATAATGCATTTTTACATGGAGAATTGGAAGAAGAAGTATTCATGAGACTGCCACCAGGATTTAGTTCGGATAATCCCAACAAAGTGTGCAGGCTGCGTAAATCTTTATACGGTTTGAAGCAAGCTCCTAGATGTTGGTTTGAGAAGTTGACAAAGGCTCTTATGGGGTTTGGTTTCGTGCAGTCGTATGAAGATTATTCCTTGTTTACTTACATCAAGGGTGATAAGAGTGTGCGAGTtctcatctatgtagatgatttGATTGTTGCGGGCAACGATCTTGATATGATGGTGAAGTTCAAGAAATACTTGAGTGACTGTTTTCATATGAAAGATTTGGGTAAAGCAAAGTATTTTCTTGGGATAGAGATAGCGAGAGGGCCACAAGGAATGTTCTTGTCTCAGCGTAAGTATTGTCTTGACATCATCAACGAGGTCGGGATGCTTGGAAGTAAACCAGTGAGTACACCGATGGAGTTGAATCATCGTTTGCTGGGAGATAAGAGTCCGTTGTGCGTTGATCCTATACGGTTCAGGAGACTAGTAGGGCGCCTAGTGTATCTAACTATAACGAGACCGGACCTATCGTATGCAGTTCATGTTCTTTCTCAGGTGATGCATGAACCAAGAGAGGCACACTGGGATGCGGTCTTGAGAGTCCTACGGTACCTGAAGGGAAGTCCTGGCCAGGGGATTATGTTGAGATCAGACAGTGATCTGAAGATACGAGCTTACTGTGACAGTGACTACAATTCTTGCCCGCTCACGAGGAGATCATTGTCAGCATATATGGTCTTGCTTGGGAACTCGCCTGTTGCTTGGAAAACGAAGAAGCAGGACACAGTATCACACTCATCTGCAGAAGCTGAATACCGTGCTATGTCGGATGCATTAAAGGAGCTGAAGTGGATGAAGCGTTTGTTGGAGGATCTTGGAGTTAAGCATGAGACACCAATGGAGTTATTTTGTGATAGTAAGGCTGCTATCTACATTGCAGCGAACCCGGTTTTCCATGAGCGGACGAAACACATAGAGAAAGATTGTCACAGTGTGAGGGATGCAGTGAAAGCCAAGCTTATTGTCACGGTTCATGTTCGGACTAACGAGCAACTAGCTGATATTTTGACAAAAGCATTGGGGTCTTCTTCATTCCATTACTTGTTGTCCAAGTTTGGAGTGTGTGATTTGCActctccaacttgagggggagtgttaaggaGGTCTAGGTGGACCGACGAGAAGATATTATGGACGTTCGGTTTGTTGAGTTCGGTTGGATAAGATAGATGAGAATATATGTTGTTGTATATTCTGTTTCCGATTTGGTGTTATCACCTTGTGTAGTTATCCAACTAATGTAACGAGTATATAAGTCTTGTGACTGTGAATAATAAGATAACAAGAACTCTTCACCATATCTCTTGTTTACACATTTCCTAGGAGAAAGTACGACGCCGTTTCTTCCAATCTCTCCTTCTTACGCTTCTCAATCCACTGCTACTAACTCAACGGTTGCTCTTAGTGAACTCTGCCCTGCTAATTAAATTATAGAAGAggaaaatctattttatttaagtaCTTATATCTCATTTATATCAGGAAGTATTGAACCAATTGCGTCCTCCTAAGCCTGACTGGTATTTTGAGCTCTATGGTTATTTTAGGAGTGCAGGGATGGAAAGATATGAGAAAGAGGTTAGTGACTTCATGAGGTCGCATGACGCAtgtattctttctttctttctttctttttttttggttattcatTCTTTGTTTCTTACGTTCCATGCTTCTTCTTTTGTCAGATTGCTGTTTACAAGAAGAAACTCTTTGCAAATTTGGTGGGAAAGGCAGAAACTGTTTTGGAGATTGGTATTGGAGCTGGTCCGAACATCAAGTACTATAACAATATTCCAAACGTCTCTGTTCTTGGTGTGGATCCAAACCCTAAGATGGAAAGTCACGCACGCAAATCCGCTATAGAAGCAGGAGTGAAATCCGAAAACTTCAAGTTCATTCACGCGGTAATGAccttcttaatattttgttgtAAACAAACgcgaatcaaaccaaaaaaaaatctaaagtcGAAGCAAAtattggtttagggtttatattctTTAGTTATTTCTTTGCAAAATTGCATCCCCCGTGATGTTCTTGTTAAAATCGTGTTACTAGGTCGCAGAATCTATGCCGTTAGAAGATGCATCAGTTGATGCAGTTGTGGGAAGTCTCGTGATGTGTTCTGTCACGGATATCCCTCAAACACTCAAAGGTAATTGTTTAAGTTAAGTCCCTTCAAATCGAACATCTTACTTCAGATGTcagatcaaaagaaaaaacactcATCAAATAGTTTGGTACATATACAGAGATAAAACGGATCCTAAAACCAGGAGGGCTTTACCTCTTCGTGGAACATGTTGCAGCAGAAGGTATCTCTTTCGACTTACTAGTCAGTCATGAGGAATCAATCAGAATCCATTAACGCATAAAAATGACATAatccaaaactttttttttttgggatgaGCAGATGGAACATTATTGAGGATGGTGCAGAATGTGTTGGATCCATTACAACAAGTTGTAGCCGACGGATGTCATTTAACTAGGAACACAGAAGACTACCTTCTAGAAGCTGGGTTCAATGGTGGTGTAGATATCAACAAGGTCTCACTTTCTGCCTTCTACCACTTAAGCCCTCATCTTTATGGAGTTGCTTATAATTAAAAAAGTTGGGGAATATCTTAACACAACAGCTCATCTTTGGACTGAACACAAGGCTTTCTTTCACGTTTGAAAATATCAACATTTTCAACACTCTGTTCCTAAATCTGTTTATGATCTAGTGTTTGTAAATGAATAATGCTCCATAAAcagaaaataatgtaaaattattAGACGTTTGGGACTTTATCTTCTACTAatcagtaataaaaaaaaatccaaaaggGTAATAGAGAGACGTTGCATAGAGAGATTACACATGTGGATGGAACTACACCTTCATCTTCATCACTGTTATCCTTTGATTGTAAGCAACTGAGATTTTTAATTTAGCAATGGCAACCCTGCATTTGTCACCTTATTTACTGGCCGACACATATGTAATTTTATACGTCTTCAAATCTCTTTCTAATGTTGAGATTTGTACAAACAATAGTCTAAGTCCGGAAGAGTTATGACTTATGACTACCAACACATATGTAAGTTTCGACGTTTTCAAATCTATTTCTTAAAGTGCTTGTTTTAGAGTCTTTGAGTCTTTAAGTCTTTCAGGTATTAGATCATTTTAAAGGAAAATGAGACATGGATGTGCAGATGTATCATAAGTATAGCGTTGAGACACACACACAAATTGAACTGATCTCAATAATTTGACACAAAATAGATAATTGAGTATACCCATTGTAGTGAAGGCTTGTCCATCAGGAAAGAAGAAAAATCCAGACCCATAACCAGATCAATAAGATCGTTGCATAGATTGATTGATCCAGTGGTCGAGACGAAACACAATATTTTCTAAAACTCTGTTTCTAAAACTCTGTTTCTAAAACTCTGTTTCGAAACTAAACTATCATTCTATGGATTGAGTCTGAGTGTTTATGATAAATTGTTTATAACTGAATAATGCTTCATTAGcagaaaataatacaaatttagGAATTGAGTAACTTTGAATATGTTTAAAAGAGACGTGGGACATAGAGGTTACACATGTGTGGATGGAAGTATATCTTCACCTTCCTCACTCTTATCCttggttttttttattatacgagtagtttaaattttttaattttagcaATGGCGATCGTTCACTTGTCACTGATCTCGACTATTACATGTTCACAACGAAGAAGAACGACTAAGGAGGCTTCACAAGATTCCGTCATAACACAGAAGACTCCTATTGCGACAGACTCTGTCTCGTCCTTCAGATTATGTCCCTGCGGAAGAAGGCATTTCACAGGAGCTATGCCGCTTCTTCCCCTGTCTCCCTCGTACGCTGCTTCTAGTTCAACGGTTTGTCTTGAAgaaatttagggtttatctGGAGATAGATGAGGAGTGCATGCATGCAGGCATCTTCTAATCAatctaaatctatttatatcaggaagatttgaaaaCGCTGCGTCCTCCAAAGCCAGACTGGTACGATGAGCTCTTTGCTTGGTCTATGGATACTAGCATAGAACCGTACGAGAAAGAGGTTTAGTCTATCTGACTTTCTTTAGGCTTTGGATCGTTTCAATCTTGTGAATCTTTATTGTGCTTGTATTTGTTAGATTTCGAGTTACAAGATGAAACTCTTTGATAATTTGGTGGGAAAAGCAGAAAAGGTTTTGGAGATTGGCGTTGGAACAGGTCCTAATTTCAAGTACTACTCGGTTATTCCAAACGTTTCCGTTCTTGGTGTGGATCGAAACGCTAAGATGGAGAGTTACGCGCGTAAATCCGCGGCAGAAGCAGGGCTGAAACCTGAAGATTTCAGCTTCATTCATGCGGTAGCTTTTGTGATGTTCATTGATCCTTCTCTTGGCATCTCTTGATGCAACGTTTATTGTTAGGTCGCAGAAGCTATACCATTAGAGGATGCATCGGTTGATGCAGTTGTGGGGACTCTCGTGCTTTGTTCTGTCGCAGATGTCACTAGAACGCTCAATGGTAGTGTTTGTTCACTTGTCATTAAACTCAACATCGTTTAGAAAACAATGCTCAAAGATAGGTTTGGTTTCTGTGGTTTATTTACAGAGATAAAACGGGTACTAAGACCGGGTGGGGTTTACCTTTTCATAGAACATGTTGCAGGAGAAGGTATCTAGTTTGATTATAAAAATTTACACTGCAGAAAATTATTTGAAAGGTGAATCcccatttttgttcttttgatgTGTAGATGGATCATTTTTGAGGTTGGTGCAGAATGTTTTGGACCCATTGCAACAAGTTGTTGCTGATGGATGTCACTTGACTAGGCGCACTGGAGATTATATTTTAGAAGCCCGGTTCAATGGCGGTGCAGATATCAACAAGGTCTCTCTGTCTAGCTTGGCTTACTTAAGCTCTCATGTCTATGGGGTTGCTTACAATTAGAAAAACAGGATGGtgtctaagagcatctccaatgtacacctctatatttttctctaaaatagagatcttTATAACAGAGGTCAATTTGCTCCAATGtacacctctataatagagttcttttattttagaagaaaatatagaggAATCTCACTTTTTGCATGTATATTTAGAGCATCTCTAACCCATTGCTATTTTCAtctctataatagcatttagaggtgaaattgctccaacccacctctatttcttcctctatttatagaggaaaaaatagcatttctctattttttactctataaaatagagattgctattATAGAGAAATACTTTGGAACATATCtcacctctattatagagttcctttattttagaggtgaaaatagcaaaatacattggagatggtcttagagatgaaaatgacaaatctctatattttcccctataaatagaggaactttattatagaggcatacattggagcaaatccaactctataatagaatttctctattttaaggaaaaatatagaaatataaatagaggtgggttggagatggtctaaaaCTCATCCTTAAAGTATATCATTATGATGATGATTGTACATCTTCAatggtattaaaaaaaatttaaacgatGGGTTGTGTCCTATTTAATAGAGTATAGGTAAGTCATAATATCCATATGTGTGTCATTGTTGGATTAGA includes:
- the LOC108838080 gene encoding uncharacterized protein LOC108838080; this encodes MAILNFTPSSRFPVTIDSARRTRVRGSVIKMQKSLITTHPPASPGFSLCTCGRRHFLGESTTPFLPISPSYASQSTATNSTEVLNQLRPPKPDWYFELYGYFRSAGMERYEKEIAVYKKKLFANLVGKAETVLEIGIGAGPNIKYYNNIPNVSVLGVDPNPKMESHARKSAIEAGVKSENFKFIHAVAESMPLEDASVDAVVGSLVMCSVTDIPQTLKEIKRILKPGGLYLFVEHVAAEDGTLLRMVQNVLDPLQQVVADGCHLTRNTEDYLLEAGFNGGVDINKVSLSAFYHLSPHLYGVAYN
- the LOC130500355 gene encoding uncharacterized protein LOC130500355, with the translated sequence MAIVHLSLISTITCSQRRRTTKEASQDSVITQKTPIATDSVSSFRLCPCGRRHFTGAMPLLPLSPSYAASSSTEDLKTLRPPKPDWYDELFAWSMDTSIEPYEKEISSYKMKLFDNLVGKAEKVLEIGVGTGPNFKYYSVIPNVSVLGVDRNAKMESYARKSAAEAGLKPEDFSFIHAVAEAIPLEDASVDAVVGTLVLCSVADVTRTLNEIKRVLRPGGVYLFIEHVAGEDGSFLRLVQNVLDPLQQVVADGCHLTRRTGDYILEARFNGGADINKVSLSSLAYLSSHVYGVAYN